One stretch of Streptomyces sp. MMBL 11-1 DNA includes these proteins:
- a CDS encoding ArsR/SmtB family transcription factor gives MMTSVDTDVIRVLGDPLRMQVVTLLARETLCMSHLVEETGAKQTNLSNHMKVLREAGLVETEPCGRFTYFKLRPEVLASVSAQFAELAESARTAIENKRACP, from the coding sequence ATGATGACTTCAGTCGACACTGACGTGATTCGGGTTCTGGGTGATCCGCTGCGCATGCAGGTGGTCACCCTGCTGGCCCGGGAGACGCTCTGTATGTCGCACCTGGTCGAGGAGACCGGTGCCAAGCAGACGAATCTGTCCAACCACATGAAGGTCCTGCGCGAGGCGGGACTGGTGGAGACCGAGCCGTGCGGCAGGTTCACCTACTTCAAGCTGCGCCCCGAGGTCCTGGCCTCGGTGTCCGCACAGTTCGCCGAGCTCGCCGAATCCGCCCGTACCGCGATCGAGAACAAGAGGGCCTGCCCGTGA
- a CDS encoding heavy metal-responsive transcriptional regulator: MRIGELAAHTGLTTKTLRFYEDSGLLPAPPRTSGGYRDYPDHTVNRLTFIRDAQRAGLTLAEIRSILALRDDGQAPCTHVTDLIHEHLDDIDRRMAELAATRAALRGLAARAATADPAACGADDICTILKPSPT; encoded by the coding sequence ATGCGCATCGGCGAGCTCGCCGCCCACACAGGGCTGACGACCAAGACCCTCCGCTTCTACGAGGACAGCGGGCTGCTGCCCGCACCGCCCCGCACCTCGGGCGGCTACCGGGACTACCCCGATCACACGGTGAACCGACTCACGTTCATCCGGGACGCCCAGCGGGCCGGCCTCACCCTCGCCGAGATCCGCTCGATCCTCGCCCTGCGCGACGACGGTCAAGCACCGTGCACCCACGTCACCGACCTCATCCACGAACACCTGGACGACATCGACCGACGTATGGCCGAGCTCGCCGCCACCCGCGCAGCACTTCGCGGCCTCGCCGCCCGCGCAGCAACCGCCGACCCCGCCGCCTGCGGCGCAGACGACATCTGCACGATCCTCAAGCCATCACCGACATAA
- the arsB gene encoding ACR3 family arsenite efflux transporter: MTSTEPTTRAPQAGGDDSIVKKLSTLDRYLAVWILLAMAVGLSLGRLIPGMNDALAKIEVGGISLPIAIGLLVMMYPVLAKVRYDRLDTVTGDRKLMVSSLVINWIIGPAVMFALAWIFLPDLPEYRTGLIIVGLARCIAMVIIWNDLACGDREAAAVLVALNSVFQVLVFGVLGWFYLDLLPQWLGLGDGQGLDVPVWHIALNVVVFLGVPLLAGFLTRRIGEKKMGRESYEERFLPKIGPWALYGLLFTIIILFALQGKTITSQPLDVVRIALPLLVYFAIMFFGSFLLGKSLGLAYDRTSTLAFTAAGNNFELAIAVAIATFGVTSGQALSGVVGPLIEVPVLIGLVYVALAWRKKFAPDAITTPGR, translated from the coding sequence GTGACCTCCACCGAACCGACCACCCGGGCCCCGCAGGCCGGCGGTGACGACTCGATCGTCAAGAAGCTCTCCACCCTCGACCGCTACCTCGCGGTGTGGATCCTGCTCGCCATGGCCGTCGGCCTGAGCCTGGGCCGCCTCATCCCGGGCATGAACGACGCGCTCGCGAAGATCGAGGTCGGCGGGATCTCCCTGCCGATCGCCATCGGGCTGCTGGTCATGATGTACCCGGTGCTGGCCAAGGTCCGCTACGACCGGCTCGACACGGTCACCGGCGACCGCAAGCTGATGGTCTCCTCGCTCGTCATCAACTGGATCATCGGCCCCGCGGTCATGTTCGCCCTGGCCTGGATCTTCCTGCCGGACCTGCCCGAATACCGCACCGGCCTGATCATCGTGGGCCTCGCCCGCTGCATCGCCATGGTCATCATCTGGAACGACCTCGCCTGCGGCGACCGCGAGGCCGCCGCCGTCCTTGTCGCCCTCAACTCCGTCTTCCAGGTCCTGGTCTTCGGCGTGCTGGGCTGGTTCTACCTCGACCTGCTGCCCCAGTGGCTCGGCCTCGGTGACGGACAGGGACTGGACGTCCCCGTCTGGCACATCGCCCTGAACGTCGTCGTCTTCCTCGGAGTGCCCCTGCTCGCCGGGTTCCTCACCCGCCGCATCGGCGAGAAGAAGATGGGCCGCGAATCCTACGAGGAGAGGTTCCTGCCGAAGATCGGCCCCTGGGCTCTCTACGGCCTGCTGTTCACGATCATCATCCTGTTCGCCCTGCAGGGAAAGACGATCACCTCGCAGCCGCTGGACGTCGTACGCATCGCCCTGCCGCTTCTCGTCTACTTCGCGATCATGTTCTTCGGGAGCTTCCTCCTCGGGAAGAGCCTCGGACTCGCTTACGACCGCACGAGCACTCTCGCCTTCACCGCCGCCGGCAACAACTTCGAGCTCGCCATCGCGGTCGCCATCGCGACGTTCGGCGTCACCTCCGGCCAGGCGCTGTCGGGCGTCGTCGGTCCGCTGATCGAGGTACCCGTCCTCATCGGCCTCGTCTACGTCGCGCTCGCCTGGCGAAAGAAGTTCGCCCCCGACGCCATCACCACACCCGGAAGGTAG
- a CDS encoding ArsR/SmtB family transcription factor, whose product MTENRDEGAVLDPATADFLKALASETRQRVMFQFAGGAELTVGEVAERCGLKASTASEHLSLLRRGGLVVARKEGRQVFYRADGAAMAERLTSLQGYLAVCCPPGTGC is encoded by the coding sequence TTGACGGAGAACAGAGATGAGGGGGCCGTGCTCGATCCGGCGACGGCCGATTTCCTCAAGGCGCTGGCGAGCGAGACCCGCCAGCGGGTGATGTTCCAGTTCGCCGGGGGTGCCGAGCTGACGGTCGGTGAGGTCGCGGAACGGTGCGGACTGAAGGCGTCGACCGCCTCGGAGCACTTGAGCCTGCTGCGCCGGGGAGGGCTGGTCGTCGCCCGCAAGGAGGGCAGGCAGGTGTTCTACCGTGCCGACGGCGCGGCCATGGCCGAGCGGCTCACCTCGCTCCAGGGGTACCTGGCGGTCTGTTGTCCGCCCGGAACCGGCTGCTGA
- a CDS encoding alkylmercury lyase family protein, which yields MHITVLTVADCPNARPALERVTAALDGRQAQVELVEVADERDAARLGMSGSPTILIDGTDPFAQPGAAPSISCRLYRDAAGTVSGVPDESALRRALAGAAPQARDAGTLDCCPPQPLDVVGRGGRGRRAPAENGLRAVHQRILRHFAATGAAPDAQTLQPLAAVAGRTAAEVLTELADEDFLTLDETGNIRAAYPFSAVPTRHRVRLDSGVEVWSMCAIDALGIPAMLGQDGVISSADPVTGDPITVTSTTGRVRWDPPTAVVFVGQRPGGGPAASACCDALNFFTDTENARTWTSQHPEVPGRIVDQPTAEHIGRQTFGFLLAP from the coding sequence ATGCACATCACGGTGCTGACGGTGGCGGATTGTCCGAACGCGCGGCCCGCGCTGGAGCGGGTGACCGCCGCGCTGGACGGACGGCAGGCCCAGGTGGAGCTGGTCGAGGTTGCCGATGAGCGCGATGCCGCCCGGCTGGGCATGTCCGGGTCGCCGACGATCCTGATCGACGGCACCGACCCCTTCGCGCAGCCCGGGGCCGCACCGAGCATCTCGTGCCGCCTCTACAGGGACGCGGCCGGCACCGTGTCGGGTGTACCCGACGAGTCCGCCCTTCGGCGGGCACTCGCCGGGGCGGCCCCGCAAGCCCGTGATGCGGGGACCCTGGACTGCTGCCCCCCGCAGCCGCTGGACGTGGTGGGCCGGGGCGGCCGCGGGCGCCGTGCGCCCGCCGAGAACGGCCTGCGCGCGGTGCACCAGCGGATCCTGCGCCATTTCGCCGCCACGGGAGCCGCTCCCGACGCGCAGACGCTTCAGCCGTTGGCGGCCGTGGCCGGGAGGACCGCTGCGGAGGTGCTGACCGAGCTGGCCGACGAGGACTTCCTCACCCTGGACGAGACCGGGAACATCCGCGCCGCCTACCCGTTCTCCGCCGTACCCACCCGCCACAGGGTCCGTCTCGACAGCGGGGTGGAGGTCTGGTCGATGTGCGCCATCGACGCCCTGGGCATCCCTGCCATGCTGGGACAGGACGGCGTGATCTCCTCCGCCGACCCGGTCACCGGCGACCCCATCACCGTCACTTCGACCACTGGCAGAGTGCGGTGGGATCCGCCCACAGCTGTGGTCTTCGTCGGGCAGCGCCCCGGAGGCGGGCCCGCCGCCTCAGCCTGCTGCGACGCGCTGAACTTCTTCACCGACACCGAGAACGCCCGCACGTGGACAAGCCAGCACCCCGAGGTCCCCGGACGGATAGTCGACCAGCCGACCGCCGAGCACATCGGCCGGCAGACGTTCGGCTTCCTGCTGGCCCCTTAA
- a CDS encoding arsenate reductase ArsC — protein sequence MAEKPSVLFVCVHNAGRSQMAAAWLTHLAGDRVEVRSAGSNPGDAVNPAAVEAMAEVGIDISAETPKILTVDAVKESDVCITMGCGDTCPVFPGKRYLDWKLEDPAGQGVAAVRPIRDEIKVMVEGLIKEIAPEVAS from the coding sequence ATGGCCGAAAAGCCCTCCGTCCTGTTCGTCTGCGTTCACAACGCGGGCCGTTCCCAGATGGCCGCTGCCTGGCTGACCCACCTGGCAGGGGACCGCGTCGAGGTCCGCTCTGCGGGATCGAACCCCGGCGACGCGGTAAACCCCGCTGCCGTCGAGGCGATGGCCGAGGTCGGTATCGACATCTCCGCCGAGACCCCGAAGATCCTGACCGTGGACGCCGTCAAGGAGTCCGACGTCTGCATCACCATGGGCTGCGGCGACACCTGCCCCGTCTTCCCCGGCAAGCGCTACCTGGACTGGAAGCTCGAAGACCCGGCCGGCCAGGGCGTGGCCGCCGTGCGCCCGATCCGCGACGAGATCAAGGTGATGGTCGAGGGCCTCATCAAGGAGATCGCACCCGAGGTCGCGTCATGA
- a CDS encoding flavin-containing monooxygenase, translated as MEHADLIVIGAGQSGLATAALAARHGFARVLVLESAEEPGGAWPRYYDSLTLFSPARYSSLPGMRFPGDPDRYPRRDEVVDYLRAYAERLPASIRTSTSVASVMRQDGVWRVRSEEGREFTAHAVIAATGDYGTPFLPKSPDPAGFGGRVLHAADYRSPGPFAGQRVIVVGGGNSAIQIAAELGPVADTTLATRRPVGWTPQKPLGRDLHWWLKHTRLDIAPIRRLLAKVPVSVIDDGHYRATLDRHGVDRRDMFSRFTSDGVLWADGTKEDVDAVVFATGYRPVFGYLTGSGALDAEGAPVHRGGLSTAVKGLGFVGMEFQRSFSSKTLRGVGRDAAWLLDRLSAARR; from the coding sequence ATGGAACACGCTGATCTCATCGTCATCGGCGCCGGACAGTCCGGTCTCGCCACAGCCGCCCTCGCCGCGCGCCACGGCTTCGCCCGCGTGCTGGTCCTGGAGAGCGCCGAAGAGCCCGGTGGTGCCTGGCCGCGCTACTACGACAGCCTCACCCTCTTCTCCCCCGCCCGGTACTCCTCCCTGCCCGGCATGCGGTTCCCCGGCGACCCGGACCGCTACCCGCGCCGCGACGAAGTCGTGGACTACCTGCGCGCCTACGCCGAGCGCCTGCCCGCCTCGATCCGCACCTCCACGTCCGTCGCCTCCGTGATGCGCCAGGATGGCGTGTGGAGGGTGCGGTCCGAGGAGGGTCGGGAGTTCACCGCCCATGCGGTGATCGCCGCGACCGGCGACTACGGCACACCGTTCCTCCCCAAGTCCCCTGACCCTGCGGGGTTCGGCGGCCGTGTCCTGCACGCCGCCGACTACCGCAGCCCCGGCCCGTTTGCCGGGCAGCGGGTGATCGTGGTCGGCGGAGGAAACTCCGCGATCCAGATCGCCGCCGAACTCGGCCCGGTCGCCGACACCACCCTCGCCACCCGCCGCCCGGTCGGCTGGACACCGCAGAAGCCGCTGGGCCGGGATCTGCACTGGTGGCTCAAGCACACCCGGCTCGACATCGCACCGATCCGCCGCCTGCTCGCGAAGGTCCCCGTCTCCGTGATCGACGACGGCCACTACCGCGCCACGCTCGACCGGCACGGCGTCGACCGCCGCGACATGTTCAGCCGGTTCACCAGCGACGGGGTCCTGTGGGCCGACGGGACCAAGGAGGACGTCGACGCGGTCGTCTTCGCCACCGGCTACCGGCCCGTGTTCGGCTACCTGACCGGCTCGGGAGCCCTCGACGCGGAGGGAGCGCCCGTTCACCGCGGCGGCTTGTCCACCGCGGTGAAGGGGCTCGGCTTCGTCGGCATGGAGTTCCAGCGGAGCTTCTCCTCGAAGACCCTGCGCGGAGTGGGCCGAGACGCAGCATGGCTCCTTGACCGCCTGTCAGCGGCGCGCCGCTGA
- a CDS encoding DUF2180 family protein, translating into MHCLECHTEGRDSHAVGVCHNCGAAVCAHHARMATRSVRHGSLIGTPGEHQERTLLCPVCAEAHAPAAAANTR; encoded by the coding sequence ATGCACTGTCTGGAATGCCACACTGAAGGAAGGGACAGTCACGCCGTCGGCGTATGCCACAACTGTGGAGCCGCCGTCTGCGCCCACCACGCCCGCATGGCGACTCGCAGCGTCCGCCACGGCAGTCTCATCGGCACCCCCGGAGAACACCAGGAGCGCACCCTGCTGTGCCCGGTCTGCGCCGAAGCCCACGCCCCGGCCGCAGCGGCAAACACCCGGTGA
- a CDS encoding TIGR02391 family protein: protein MGIDIAWARAELASFLKLTELYSPPDPPGVFTVSSHLSNRGGEREIVASAQVVEQILDRVLPRWRTEVPDDRNKRVNRWCQHREAVQRADAVLLRDAEVRERLGDDAPQLSAAAMHRWVWDGARSLWRSEHFREAVTAAARKVNAETQNKVSRRDVSETALFQSVFSKDAAKPGQPRLRLMADDNSDTFRSVHRGAMSFAEGCFAGIRNPNSHEDGLPELPEHEALEQLAAFSVLARWVESATVVNA from the coding sequence ATGGGTATTGATATCGCCTGGGCTCGCGCCGAACTCGCCAGCTTCCTGAAGCTGACCGAGCTGTACTCTCCACCCGACCCGCCTGGCGTGTTCACGGTCAGCAGCCACCTGTCCAACCGCGGCGGGGAACGGGAAATCGTGGCCAGCGCCCAGGTTGTGGAGCAGATCCTGGACCGGGTCCTGCCTCGGTGGCGCACGGAGGTGCCCGACGACCGCAACAAGCGCGTCAACCGCTGGTGCCAGCACCGCGAAGCCGTGCAGCGCGCCGATGCCGTCCTTTTGCGGGACGCGGAGGTGCGTGAGCGGCTCGGGGACGATGCGCCCCAGCTCAGCGCGGCGGCAATGCACCGGTGGGTGTGGGACGGGGCCAGGTCCCTCTGGCGCAGCGAGCACTTCCGTGAAGCGGTCACCGCCGCAGCCCGGAAGGTCAACGCCGAGACCCAGAACAAGGTCTCCCGACGCGACGTAAGCGAAACCGCCCTGTTCCAGAGCGTGTTCTCCAAGGACGCGGCAAAGCCCGGTCAGCCTCGCCTTCGTCTGATGGCGGACGACAACAGCGACACCTTCCGCAGTGTGCACCGCGGCGCGATGTCCTTCGCCGAGGGCTGTTTCGCGGGCATCCGGAACCCCAACAGCCACGAGGACGGGCTGCCGGAGCTGCCGGAGCACGAGGCCCTGGAGCAACTCGCGGCCTTCAGCGTCCTGGCGCGCTGGGTGGAAAGCGCAACCGTCGTCAACGCCTAA
- a CDS encoding ArsO family NAD(P)H-dependent flavin-containing monooxygenase: MTSTDVVVIGGGQAGLAAGYHLRRQNLDFVILDAQTTAGGAWQHTWDSLHLFSPAAFSSLPGRLMPAQPGQEYPDAAHVIDYLSDYEQRYSLPLQRPVMVRAVHRDGTRLRVDTDAGHWSARAIVSATGTWWRPFLPTVPGQETFTGRQLHTTGYRRPSDFAGQHVIVVGGGNSGAQIAADLTTHKDVGLTWVTQRPPRFLADDIDGRALFDAATARRRALDEGLTDTGGVASLGDIVAVPPVRAARDAGLLKAQPMFTALTEDGVQWADGTRAQAATVIWCTGFRPALSHLAPLGLRSRRGDIATHGTRAADEPRLHLLGYGDWTGPASATLIGVGRPARAAVREITALLG; encoded by the coding sequence GTGACCAGCACCGATGTCGTGGTGATCGGCGGCGGGCAGGCAGGGCTCGCCGCCGGCTACCACCTGCGCCGCCAGAACCTCGACTTCGTGATCCTCGACGCCCAGACCACGGCGGGGGGCGCCTGGCAGCACACCTGGGACTCCCTGCACCTGTTCTCCCCGGCAGCCTTCTCCTCGCTGCCGGGGCGGCTCATGCCCGCCCAGCCCGGCCAGGAATACCCCGACGCCGCCCACGTGATCGACTATCTGAGCGACTACGAGCAGCGCTACAGCCTTCCCCTTCAACGCCCGGTCATGGTCCGCGCGGTCCACCGCGACGGGACACGGCTGCGGGTGGACACGGACGCAGGGCACTGGTCGGCGCGGGCGATCGTCTCGGCGACCGGCACCTGGTGGCGCCCCTTCCTGCCCACCGTCCCCGGCCAGGAGACGTTCACCGGGCGTCAGCTGCACACCACCGGCTACCGGCGGCCCTCCGACTTCGCCGGGCAGCACGTCATCGTCGTCGGCGGTGGCAACTCCGGCGCACAGATCGCCGCCGACCTCACCACCCACAAGGACGTGGGCCTGACCTGGGTCACCCAGCGCCCGCCCCGGTTCCTCGCGGACGACATCGACGGCCGCGCCCTGTTCGACGCCGCGACCGCTCGGCGCCGCGCCCTGGACGAAGGGCTCACCGACACCGGCGGCGTCGCCTCACTGGGCGACATCGTCGCCGTCCCGCCGGTCCGCGCAGCACGGGACGCCGGCCTGCTCAAAGCCCAGCCGATGTTCACCGCCCTCACCGAGGACGGTGTGCAGTGGGCGGACGGAACACGTGCCCAGGCTGCAACGGTGATCTGGTGCACCGGCTTCCGCCCCGCCCTCTCCCACCTCGCCCCGCTGGGCCTGCGGAGCCGACGCGGCGACATCGCCACCCACGGAACCCGGGCCGCCGACGAACCGCGCCTGCACCTTCTCGGCTACGGCGACTGGACCGGACCCGCCTCGGCCACACTGATCGGCGTGGGCCGACCGGCCCGCGCAGCCGTCCGCGAGATCACCGCTCTGTTGGGCTGA
- a CDS encoding ArsR/SmtB family transcription factor, whose amino-acid sequence MSKSEVVELPVLDPEAVAPCCPPITAGELSVPDAERMAAMFKALSDPVRLRLFSKVASHPGGEACVCDIQDVGVSQPTVSHHLKKLREAGLLTSERRGTWVYYQVAPSVVAAMSAMLDLRPAAART is encoded by the coding sequence ATGTCGAAGTCTGAGGTTGTCGAGCTGCCGGTCCTGGACCCGGAAGCGGTCGCACCGTGCTGCCCGCCCATCACCGCCGGGGAGCTGTCCGTGCCCGACGCGGAGCGGATGGCCGCAATGTTCAAGGCGCTCTCCGACCCGGTGCGCCTGCGCCTGTTCTCCAAGGTCGCCTCGCATCCGGGAGGAGAAGCGTGCGTGTGCGACATCCAGGACGTCGGCGTCTCCCAGCCGACCGTCTCCCACCACCTCAAGAAGCTCCGCGAGGCCGGCCTCCTGACTTCGGAGCGGCGCGGGACCTGGGTCTACTACCAGGTCGCGCCCTCCGTCGTCGCCGCCATGTCCGCCATGCTCGACCTGCGCCCGGCCGCCGCCCGAACCTGA
- the trxB gene encoding thioredoxin-disulfide reductase, with product MSADIRNVIVIGSGPAGYTAALYTARADLQPLVFEGSVTAGGALMNTTEVENFPGFREGIVGPDLMDNMRAQAERFGAELVPDDIVAVDLTGDIKTVTDSSGAVHRARAVIVTTGSQHRKLNLEREDELSGRGVSYCATCDGFFFRDRDIVVVGGGDTAMEEATFLTRFARSVTVVHRRSALRASQVMQSRAFADDKISFAFDSEIAEIKEEGGALSGLVLRDTFSGRTRDLDATGLFVAIGHDPRTELFAGQLDLDDEGYLKVEAPSTRTNIPGVFGAGDVVDHTYRQAITAAGSGCAAALDAERYLAALTDTKAVAEPEKTPAAV from the coding sequence ATGAGCGCCGACATCCGCAACGTCATCGTCATCGGCTCCGGGCCCGCCGGATACACGGCTGCGCTCTACACGGCGCGGGCCGACCTCCAGCCGCTGGTCTTCGAAGGCTCCGTGACCGCGGGCGGCGCGCTGATGAACACCACCGAGGTCGAGAACTTCCCCGGATTCCGCGAGGGCATCGTCGGCCCGGACCTCATGGACAACATGCGGGCCCAGGCGGAGCGGTTCGGAGCCGAACTGGTCCCGGACGACATCGTCGCCGTCGACCTCACGGGCGACATCAAGACGGTCACCGACAGCAGCGGAGCAGTTCACCGGGCCCGCGCCGTGATCGTGACCACCGGATCGCAGCACCGCAAGCTGAACCTGGAGCGCGAGGACGAACTGTCGGGCCGCGGTGTCTCCTACTGCGCGACCTGTGACGGGTTCTTCTTCCGGGACCGCGACATCGTAGTCGTCGGCGGCGGCGACACCGCGATGGAGGAGGCCACCTTCCTCACCCGGTTCGCCCGTTCCGTCACGGTCGTCCACCGCCGGAGCGCGCTTCGGGCCTCCCAGGTCATGCAGAGCCGCGCGTTTGCCGACGACAAGATCTCCTTCGCTTTCGACAGTGAGATCGCGGAGATCAAGGAGGAGGGCGGCGCGCTGTCCGGTCTCGTCCTGCGCGACACGTTCAGTGGCCGGACGCGCGACCTCGATGCCACCGGCCTGTTCGTCGCGATCGGCCACGACCCGCGCACGGAGCTCTTTGCGGGCCAGCTGGACTTGGACGACGAGGGCTATCTGAAGGTCGAGGCCCCCTCGACCCGCACGAACATCCCCGGCGTGTTCGGTGCGGGAGACGTGGTCGACCACACCTACCGCCAGGCGATCACCGCCGCGGGCTCCGGCTGCGCGGCAGCCCTGGACGCCGAACGCTACCTCGCGGCCCTCACCGACACCAAAGCGGTCGCGGAGCCCGAAAAGACGCCGGCGGCCGTCTGA
- a CDS encoding NAD(P)-binding domain-containing protein: MTTTTEGLPVVVIGAGPAGLAAAAHLTERGLLPLVLEAGPAAASAVREWAHVRLFSTWSELVDPAAEKLLAPTGWTHPDPATYPSGGDWTEQYLQPLADALGDRVRLGARVTGVSRTGRDRIVDADRDQQPFVVHITHADGREERVFARAVIDASGTWTTPSPAGASGLPALGEKAAADRITYRVPDLKDPAVRARYAGRRTAVIGSGASAFTALASLADLAMSDDGAGTKGVWVLRRGISGSTFGGGSADQLPARGALGLAAKAAVDQGHAEAVTGFRTEAIERDTDGRLVLVGEDGRRLDPVDEVIVLTGLRPDLGFLDELRLGLDERLQAPTELAPLIDPNQHSCGTVYPHGHRELSHPEKGVFLVGMKSYGRAPTFLAMTGYEQVRSVAAVLAGDLEAADRVELTLPETGVCGGAGLFDDPAAAPADAGGCCTTPEPALIQVGAGALATAATVDEAPAGGCCGS; the protein is encoded by the coding sequence ATGACCACCACCACCGAGGGCCTGCCGGTCGTCGTGATCGGCGCGGGCCCGGCCGGCCTCGCCGCCGCCGCCCACCTCACCGAGCGCGGCCTCCTCCCGCTCGTCCTGGAAGCCGGCCCCGCCGCCGCGAGCGCCGTCCGGGAATGGGCGCACGTACGCCTCTTCTCCACCTGGAGTGAGCTCGTCGACCCGGCCGCCGAAAAGCTGCTGGCCCCCACCGGCTGGACCCACCCCGACCCGGCCACCTATCCCTCCGGCGGGGACTGGACCGAGCAGTACCTGCAGCCGCTCGCCGACGCGCTCGGCGACCGCGTCCGCCTCGGCGCCCGGGTCACCGGCGTCTCCCGCACCGGCCGCGACCGGATCGTCGACGCCGACCGCGACCAGCAGCCCTTCGTCGTCCACATCACCCACGCGGACGGCCGCGAGGAGCGGGTCTTCGCCCGCGCCGTCATCGACGCCTCCGGCACCTGGACCACCCCGAGCCCGGCCGGCGCATCCGGCCTGCCCGCCCTCGGCGAGAAGGCCGCCGCCGACCGCATCACCTACCGCGTCCCCGACCTCAAGGACCCGGCCGTCCGCGCCCGCTACGCGGGGCGCCGCACCGCCGTCATCGGCTCCGGGGCCTCCGCCTTCACCGCCCTCGCCTCCCTCGCCGACCTCGCCATGTCCGACGACGGTGCAGGCACGAAGGGGGTCTGGGTCCTGCGCCGGGGCATCTCCGGCTCCACCTTCGGCGGCGGCAGCGCTGACCAGCTTCCCGCCCGGGGCGCCCTCGGCCTCGCGGCGAAGGCCGCCGTCGACCAGGGACACGCGGAAGCGGTCACCGGATTCCGCACCGAAGCGATCGAACGCGACACCGACGGCCGCCTGGTCCTGGTGGGCGAAGACGGACGCCGCCTGGACCCGGTCGACGAAGTCATCGTGCTGACCGGCCTCCGCCCCGACCTCGGCTTCCTCGACGAGCTCCGCCTCGGCCTCGACGAACGGCTCCAGGCCCCCACCGAGCTCGCCCCGCTGATCGACCCCAACCAGCACTCCTGCGGCACCGTCTACCCGCACGGCCACCGCGAGCTCTCCCACCCGGAGAAGGGCGTGTTCCTGGTCGGCATGAAGTCCTACGGCCGCGCCCCGACCTTCCTCGCCATGACCGGCTACGAGCAGGTCCGCTCCGTCGCCGCCGTCCTCGCCGGCGACCTCGAAGCCGCCGACCGCGTCGAACTCACCCTCCCCGAAACCGGAGTCTGCGGCGGGGCCGGACTCTTCGACGACCCGGCCGCCGCACCGGCCGACGCCGGAGGCTGCTGCACGACGCCCGAACCTGCCCTGATCCAGGTCGGCGCCGGAGCACTGGCCACTGCCGCAACGGTGGACGAAGCACCGGCGGGCGGCTGCTGCGGCTCGTGA